The region ACCTCAGAAGCATGGGAATGTAACCAGGAGATGAACTCAGACCTGGCAGCATCGCTGGATGAAGCGGTCTCATGACTCATCACCGTGCGGATTTCTGTGACGAGAGTATCCAGTCGGCTGTCAAAGCCATTCGGACTAGGCATGACAACCTGCCGCTGTTTTCTCAGGGGTTACACAGGTCGAAGTTCCCTCGCAGCAATTGGTTTGGGGCTGACTTTCCTGAACTGCCTTCCATGCGAGAAAAGAGTCATGATCACCGATCACGACTTCCATCCCCAGGTCGGCTACCATCTTGAAATCATCTTCAGCCGGCTGCCCTTTAGTCGTGAGATAGTCGCTGACGAACATACTGTTGGCAGCATACAGGCTCATCGCCTGCATCGACCTCAGATTCACTTCACGTCCGCCGGAAACTCTCAGTTCCACAGCCGGATTGGCAAAGCGGAACAGACACAAAGCTCTCAAGCACTGGCGGGGATTCAATTCCTGCCGAGCTTCGAGAGGAGTACCATCGATGGCATGCAGAAAATTGACCGGGGTCGATTCCACACCCAGTTCCCGCAATTCAAAAGCGACATCAACCAGATCGTTCTGGGTTTCACCCATGCCCACAATCAGGCCACTGCATAGCTCCATACCGGCTTCACGAACCACCTTCAGTGTTTCCAGCCTGTCATCATAGGTATGAGTCGTGCAGATCTTGTCGTAAAACTCGCGACCTGTGTTCAGGTTATGGTTGATCCGATCAACCCCGGCTTCTGCTAATGTTTTGGCCTGATCGGGCGATAACAGACCCAGGCAGCAGCAGATATGCAGTCCATAGGTCTCTTTGATTTTCTTGACAACGCTGGCGACATGCCCTACTTCTCGGTTGGAAGGGCCGCGTCCTGAAGCCACGATGCAATAGGTTCGGGCCTTGGCTTCGACAGCTCGCGCTGCTCCTTCCATGAGCTTGGCTTCATTCAGCATGGCATACTTAGGAATTTCAGTTTCGGCAATCTTGGATTGAGAGCAGTAACCACAATCCTCTGGGCAGAGACCACTCTTGGCATTTTTCAGGAAGTAAAGCTGAACTTTATTCCCGAAATACTTACGCCGCACTTTGTAAGCAGCTGCCAGCAGATCCACGATCTCATCGTCTTCTGAATCCAGAATGGCTAGAGCTTCCTCACGGGTCAGCACGTGCCCGCCCATCACTTTGTCAGCAAGATCACTCCAGCAAATCTTTGTGGAGCAGTTTTCTTTCGAAGACCCAGTTGCAGACATGGAAACACTCTCGACAGCGGACATACTGATTACCCGTCTTAGGAACTCACGTCGGCTGGTCACACTGACCAGTCCGTGAAGACTTCCCGAGCCTGTTATGGTTGTTGAATGATGATCAATTCAGCCGATCCTCACGAGGATCAAGCTGACGAAGCTCGCCAATGGAGAGCTCGCCCTTCACATTTTCCATCAGAGTGTAACTGGTTGCTCTCAGACAATGAATCCACGAACCAGTCCGGCTGGCACTGTCGTTCATTTTGACGGGCTGCGGCTCGATTCGCGAATGGCGTAAAGATTGGAAAACGTTCTCAGATAAAGAGTTCCGTTCGAAATCACTGGTGAAGACGAAATCGATTCCGGGATCTCGTTTTCAGCAACAACTTCAAATTTCCGACCTGTCTTTACGACGGTCACTTTGCCATCGCGTGCCGTGAGATAGATATGGCCATCGGCATACACAGGCGACGCCCGGTGTCTTTGCCGATGTGTCCGCTCAAAGTAGACCTCTTTGCCCGTATCCGCTTCCAGCACATTGAGATTCCCGTCGTGCATGCACAGGTAGACCAGCCCATCCAGAATCAGCGGTGAAGGAACATCAGGTGTTCTTTCCCATTGCCACAGATGGGCTTCGGTTTTGAACAGGTCTTTGCCGGGCTTGGGCTTAATGCCCATCACCGGGCCTCGTTTTGCCGTTGGAATGACCAGTAAATCCCCAGCAGCAACGGGTGATGCCACAAACCGAAGTGTGCGATCGTATTTCGCAGTGGGGTTCAGTCCGCTCATCCGCCAGACTTCACTCCCATCGGTCAGCCTGTGCCCTACGGTGTAGTCGGCTCCGTGGGTCACCAGCACGGTTCCATCACCTTCTCCAAAAAATACGGGAGAGGCATAAGAATGTTCGTTTTCATCGCTGCCATCGCTCGGTCGATCGACAGCCCATTTTTCTGTGCCGGTCAGTGCATCCATAGCCACGATGCGTGCTTCACGGGTTTTCGGATTCCCATCACCATGCAGCAGTTGGAGGTAAAGCACACCATTTCGTAAGAGTGGTGTGGAACTCATGCCAAATTGAATGTTGAACTTCCCATATCGATCCTGGACATTGAACTTCCAGACTTCTTTGCCGTCCACAGTCAGGCAGGCCAGCGTTCCATCACCAAAAAATGCCCAGACACGCTGGCCATCAGTCACAGGAGAAGGAGAGGCTGCGTTTCCTTCGTCTCCGCGTGCAGTCAGAGTGCTATTGGATACCGTCTTCACCCATTGCACAGCACCATCTTTGGTACTCAGCCCCAAGACCTGAAGATCTCCACTCTCGGTGACCGTGGTGAGGAAAATCTGATGGCCCCAGACGACAGGCGTCGAACCCGCTGGCCCTGGCAGGGGAGTTTTCCACAAGACGTTCTTGTCCGCAGACCAAGTGGTCGCAATATTTTTTTCGGAAGAGATTCCGTTATTGAGAGGCCCACGCCAATTCGGCCAGTCTTCTGCAACAAGTGAAGCACCGCTCAGCAGCAGGGCAACACTTGCCAGAGAGCCGAGTTTTGCCATGCAGGAAGATCCAACTTGCGAGAAAAATGACAGGAGCCCACGATCAGTTTTGACGTACTTCACAGCAGAACCTTCTTCGAAGTGACAACATTTCGGCGTCATGCGTGTCCTCACAAATATCTCGAGATAAATATCTCAGATCTTTTTGCGATTCGATACATCAGAACGAGAATTCCCCTCAGATGAAAGCCGTCACTTCGCTGCCAGAAAGGAGATTGCCTCCTGATTGCCTTCCGTGAACAAGCGGCTTATGCCTCGATGATGACGACGAGTGAGTTTTTGCTGGCGATCATCTTGCTCTTGAACAACTTTGCCGCCTTTCGAGATCTTTAGAGAAAAAAGGGGCGAACATCGTTCTTTTCGACCACTGATTCAT is a window of Planctopirus limnophila DSM 3776 DNA encoding:
- the bioB gene encoding biotin synthase BioB, translating into MSATGSSKENCSTKICWSDLADKVMGGHVLTREEALAILDSEDDEIVDLLAAAYKVRRKYFGNKVQLYFLKNAKSGLCPEDCGYCSQSKIAETEIPKYAMLNEAKLMEGAARAVEAKARTYCIVASGRGPSNREVGHVASVVKKIKETYGLHICCCLGLLSPDQAKTLAEAGVDRINHNLNTGREFYDKICTTHTYDDRLETLKVVREAGMELCSGLIVGMGETQNDLVDVAFELRELGVESTPVNFLHAIDGTPLEARQELNPRQCLRALCLFRFANPAVELRVSGGREVNLRSMQAMSLYAANSMFVSDYLTTKGQPAEDDFKMVADLGMEVVIGDHDSFLAWKAVQESQPQTNCCEGTSTCVTPEKTAAGCHA
- a CDS encoding outer membrane protein assembly factor BamB family protein, producing MAKLGSLASVALLLSGASLVAEDWPNWRGPLNNGISSEKNIATTWSADKNVLWKTPLPGPAGSTPVVWGHQIFLTTVTESGDLQVLGLSTKDGAVQWVKTVSNSTLTARGDEGNAASPSPVTDGQRVWAFFGDGTLACLTVDGKEVWKFNVQDRYGKFNIQFGMSSTPLLRNGVLYLQLLHGDGNPKTREARIVAMDALTGTEKWAVDRPSDGSDENEHSYASPVFFGEGDGTVLVTHGADYTVGHRLTDGSEVWRMSGLNPTAKYDRTLRFVASPVAAGDLLVIPTAKRGPVMGIKPKPGKDLFKTEAHLWQWERTPDVPSPLILDGLVYLCMHDGNLNVLEADTGKEVYFERTHRQRHRASPVYADGHIYLTARDGKVTVVKTGRKFEVVAENEIPESISSSPVISNGTLYLRTFSNLYAIRESSRSPSK